One genomic window of Arachis stenosperma cultivar V10309 chromosome 10, arast.V10309.gnm1.PFL2, whole genome shotgun sequence includes the following:
- the LOC130955976 gene encoding auxin-responsive protein SAUR32 has product MGFVIGGDNQQKHQHQDNNMMSFHLHIPHLHFNHHEKKEDLKDIPKGCLAIMVGQGEEQQRFVIPVIYFNHPLFLQLLKEAEDEYGFDQKGPITIPCHVQHFRTVQDIIHRDKSHHFHHHHHHNHHHAWCFKV; this is encoded by the coding sequence ATGGGGTTTGTGATTGGAGGCGATAACCAGCAGAAGCATCAGCATCAGGACAACAATATGATGAGTTTTCACCTTCACATACCGCATCTCCATTTCAACCACCACGAGAAGAAGGAGGATCTGAAGGACATACCGAAGGGGTGCTTGGCGATCATGGTGGGCCAAGGAGAAGAGCAACAGAGGTTTGTTATTCCTGTTATATACTTCAACCACCCACTCTTCTTGCAGCTCCTCAAAGAAGCTGAAGACGAGTACGGTTTCGATCAGAAAGGACCTATCACCATACCCTGCCACGTCCAACACTTTCGCACCGTCCAGGATATCATTCATAGGGACAAATCTCACCACTtccatcaccaccaccaccataaTCATCATCATGCCTGGTGCTTCAAAGTTTGA